In a genomic window of Pleurocapsa sp. PCC 7319:
- a CDS encoding VapE domain-containing protein → MSQEWGELDKIFSKRQAGDLKAFLSCRKDTFREPYARTTKDYPRHSIIVGSVNDSSFLVDSTGNRRYWVIPVQTKEIDIKRLKEERDGIWASAVAAYREGETWWLSKEEEKRNLKNNCRFQIIDEWAGFVADYVRSKTGVSISEVLLQVFDFELNKIGRREQMRVANILQTLNWRKVGQKLHQGKRQVVWEEASTIPPFGIAEVLQGETQSQQGISIPTIPTTPNSETFISESRAGSNGFCG, encoded by the coding sequence GTGAGTCAGGAGTGGGGCGAACTCGACAAAATCTTCTCTAAAAGACAGGCTGGCGACCTAAAAGCATTTCTGAGCTGCCGAAAAGATACGTTTCGAGAGCCATACGCACGCACTACAAAAGATTATCCTCGACACTCGATTATCGTCGGTTCAGTGAACGATTCAAGCTTCCTGGTAGATTCGACAGGAAACAGACGTTATTGGGTGATACCAGTACAGACAAAGGAAATAGACATCAAGCGGTTAAAAGAGGAAAGAGACGGGATATGGGCTTCTGCTGTGGCAGCATATCGGGAAGGAGAGACATGGTGGTTATCAAAAGAAGAAGAAAAAAGAAATCTGAAAAATAACTGCCGATTCCAAATAATAGATGAGTGGGCAGGTTTCGTAGCAGATTACGTTCGTAGTAAAACTGGGGTATCAATATCTGAGGTGCTACTTCAAGTATTTGATTTTGAGCTGAATAAAATAGGAAGGCGCGAACAGATGCGGGTAGCCAATATTCTTCAGACCTTAAACTGGCGGAAAGTAGGGCAGAAATTACATCAGGGAAAAAGGCAAGTAGTTTGGGAGGAGGCTTCGACTATACCTCCCTTCGGTATAGCAGAGGTATTGCAGGGTGAAACCCAGTCACAGCAGGGGATATCTATACCTACTATACCTACTACACCTAATTCAGAAACTTTTATTTCAGAGTCAAGAGCTGGTTCTAACGGATTTTGTGGGTAG
- a CDS encoding ISKra4 family transposase, giving the protein MEFELRIVVEKVAISTQEVVERNTLKTYDIEAPQSILELGLRHAEQISLLSKVQNSILAEQCKLIRKDHKTCPNCGGKLGRNGTTKSKFHAVFSDHQLTIQKHRCQNPDCRWQQSSTTNAVFGSNIHPDLAKLQCEQGANFSYRQAQENLEKINTCHRSINNHTQISRLSAQVGEMLCQQNLMTPQSEECAEPVESIILQVDGGHIPIKEKQKRSFEALFAVAYRPENLQPIDNNHRTIVDKSCAISAREDNLETMKTYVLNTALKQGLNSNTIVTALADGAQNCWSVIQALQPHCKHIEAILDWFHIGKKFQPLLNSLAENERESLENAKWKLWHGQATEALEKLTILRNQIKDQKQKSKLKALQDYLQGNQKYLINYEQRQQSNQTFTSQVAESHIDSVINARHKRDGKMQWSREGAHNVLQIRAAMVSQEWQNNWHKAVLPALGVVA; this is encoded by the coding sequence ATGGAATTTGAACTGAGAATAGTAGTAGAAAAGGTTGCCATCAGTACTCAAGAAGTTGTTGAGCGCAATACCCTCAAAACCTACGATATCGAAGCACCTCAATCTATTCTAGAACTCGGATTGCGACATGCAGAACAGATTTCATTATTGTCTAAGGTTCAAAACTCGATTCTGGCAGAACAATGCAAACTAATCCGAAAAGACCACAAGACTTGTCCTAATTGTGGTGGAAAGTTGGGGCGTAATGGCACGACTAAATCGAAATTTCACGCCGTGTTCAGCGATCATCAACTAACCATCCAAAAACATCGCTGTCAAAACCCAGATTGTCGTTGGCAACAATCTTCCACCACTAATGCTGTGTTTGGCAGTAATATTCATCCCGATTTAGCCAAGCTACAATGCGAGCAAGGAGCCAATTTCAGCTACCGTCAAGCACAAGAAAATCTGGAGAAGATTAACACCTGCCATCGCAGCATTAATAATCATACTCAAATTAGTCGTCTGAGCGCACAAGTAGGAGAAATGCTCTGCCAACAAAATTTAATGACTCCTCAATCGGAAGAATGTGCCGAGCCAGTAGAATCAATAATTTTACAAGTTGATGGGGGACATATTCCCATTAAAGAGAAACAGAAAAGAAGCTTTGAGGCTTTGTTTGCAGTTGCTTATCGTCCCGAAAATCTGCAACCAATAGATAACAATCATCGAACCATAGTAGATAAATCTTGTGCCATCTCAGCTAGAGAAGATAATCTCGAAACGATGAAAACTTATGTTTTAAATACGGCACTCAAACAAGGACTTAATAGCAACACCATCGTCACTGCATTAGCCGATGGAGCACAGAATTGCTGGTCGGTGATTCAAGCTCTCCAACCACATTGTAAGCACATCGAAGCGATTTTGGATTGGTTTCATATTGGTAAAAAATTTCAGCCCTTACTGAATTCATTAGCAGAAAACGAGCGAGAATCATTAGAGAATGCGAAATGGAAATTGTGGCATGGTCAAGCAACAGAAGCTCTAGAAAAACTTACAATATTGAGAAACCAGATTAAAGACCAGAAACAAAAAAGTAAACTCAAAGCCTTACAAGACTATCTCCAAGGCAATCAAAAATATCTCATCAACTATGAGCAACGGCAACAATCAAATCAAACATTTACTTCTCAAGTGGCAGAATCCCATATCGATAGTGTAATTAATGCCCGTCATAAAAGAGATGGCAAAATGCAGTGGAGTCGAGAAGGGGCGCATAATGTACTTCAAATTAGAGCAGCAATGGTTTCTCAAGAATGGCAAAATAATTGGCACAAAGCAGTTCTTCCAGCTTTAGGAGTAGTAGCATAA
- a CDS encoding type II toxin-antitoxin system PemK/MazF family toxin, producing MTKIKRGDIVWVNLDPTIGDEVAKTRPCLILQNDLGNRHSKKTIVAPFLKAKNYPFIVNVTPSRQNGLDKERGLDLSHIRSVSIQRINNKLGSIEAKYWSDIKKAILIQLGFDDMFN from the coding sequence ATGACGAAGATTAAAAGAGGGGATATTGTCTGGGTTAATCTAGATCCGACGATAGGAGATGAAGTAGCTAAGACTCGTCCATGTTTAATTCTTCAGAACGACTTGGGTAATCGTCATTCAAAAAAAACTATCGTTGCTCCTTTTTTGAAAGCTAAAAATTATCCTTTTATAGTCAATGTTACTCCATCTCGGCAAAATGGTTTAGATAAAGAGAGGGGATTGGATTTATCGCATATTCGCTCTGTTTCAATTCAGCGAATCAATAATAAACTCGGCTCAATTGAAGCCAAATACTGGTCAGATATAAAAAAAGCTATCCTTATACAGTTAGGTTTTGATGATATGTTTAACTGA
- a CDS encoding DUF3854 domain-containing protein produces MSNTFAPNINSKHASEWVPGSGVSESITKLNSKSISEKKEIAKLLNWSNYLGSPGWYVKGVDLETGQLREFGQFKPNKAIQFPDSEKPVKYFTFPKGRENEVILLIPDKTAWSKIAKRYNVPILPEDIDESRLDKGFWKWIHNNPQIPIEVTEGAKKAACLLANGLVGLCLTGVWNGKVKRSLKAIPTLAPFLANGRGIHLLFDSDVAVKPKVQEALKTIGYLAQRAGCIVGVGSWEYTEATKGLDDLVVNQGVEALEEVIENIQPYKEWLKSISPQKNASKMQSRNTATAALLDYVRDKYSDCPKGSGRANRLRLNELEMQIELDGKQFNLERFYLHLAEYDRLEVNKNKAIDVCTKVAEENAYNPVAEYLEQVVRNSELADINSLSSTFFGTSDPIYDIFLKKTLIAAVARVYQPGCKHDNTLVLQGEQGIGKSTFFDILAGEWFGDSMRSGKDKDDLLILHKSWIQDSRFA; encoded by the coding sequence ATGAGTAATACATTTGCACCAAACATTAATTCTAAGCACGCTTCTGAATGGGTTCCTGGGAGTGGGGTTTCAGAGTCAATTACCAAGCTGAATTCCAAGAGTATTAGCGAGAAAAAAGAAATTGCCAAGTTACTGAACTGGAGTAATTATCTGGGGAGTCCAGGGTGGTACGTAAAAGGGGTAGATTTAGAAACGGGACAACTAAGAGAATTTGGACAATTCAAGCCAAATAAAGCAATCCAGTTTCCAGATAGCGAGAAACCAGTAAAGTATTTTACGTTTCCTAAAGGACGGGAAAATGAAGTAATTCTGTTGATTCCCGACAAAACGGCATGGTCAAAGATAGCGAAAAGATATAATGTGCCAATTCTGCCAGAAGATATCGACGAATCAAGACTGGACAAAGGGTTTTGGAAATGGATACATAATAACCCTCAAATACCCATCGAAGTAACAGAGGGAGCGAAGAAAGCGGCTTGTTTGTTGGCGAATGGATTGGTGGGCTTATGTTTAACAGGGGTATGGAACGGGAAGGTTAAGCGCTCGCTAAAGGCGATACCGACTCTAGCGCCATTTTTGGCTAACGGTAGGGGAATTCATCTACTGTTTGATTCGGATGTGGCAGTTAAGCCTAAAGTACAAGAAGCACTCAAAACAATTGGATATCTAGCCCAAAGAGCAGGATGTATAGTTGGGGTTGGCAGTTGGGAGTACACCGAAGCCACGAAAGGACTAGACGATTTGGTAGTAAATCAAGGAGTCGAAGCCTTGGAAGAAGTAATCGAAAACATCCAGCCATATAAAGAATGGCTAAAATCTATCTCGCCACAAAAAAACGCTTCAAAAATGCAGTCAAGAAATACAGCGACCGCAGCCCTGCTAGATTACGTAAGGGATAAATATAGCGATTGCCCAAAGGGCAGTGGCAGAGCCAATCGCCTACGTCTAAATGAACTAGAAATGCAGATTGAATTAGATGGGAAGCAGTTTAATTTAGAGCGATTTTATTTGCATTTGGCAGAATACGATCGCCTGGAAGTGAACAAAAATAAAGCGATCGATGTGTGTACGAAAGTAGCAGAAGAAAACGCCTATAATCCAGTAGCAGAGTATCTAGAGCAAGTTGTCCGAAATAGTGAACTTGCGGATATCAATTCATTATCAAGTACCTTTTTTGGGACATCAGATCCTATATATGATATTTTCCTGAAGAAGACTTTAATAGCAGCAGTAGCGAGAGTTTATCAACCAGGGTGCAAGCATGACAATACACTAGTGCTTCAGGGAGAACAGGGGATTGGTAAATCAACATTCTTTGATATCTTGGCAGGAGAATGGTTTGGGGATTCGATGAGATCAGGAAAAGATAAAGATGATTTGTTAATTCTGCATAAGTCTTGGATTCAGGACTCACGGTTCGCTTAA
- a CDS encoding IS1634 family transposase has translation MKGTNSERADDLPLIIHWLKQMEIASIIDRELPVPHGNRKGLSYGQLSVLFLSYVVSQSDHRLCAVEPWVEKHRQTLEIATGWNIGGKDATDDRLADLLSVIGSSENQGREKVAIQLGQSTIRAYELPTDKARSDTTSFSVYHQPTKETEGTNLLNFGYSKDRRPDLVQYRQMLATLDPMGMPLLGATLSGNGTDESHYLPTWQQLVEIIGHKDFLFLADSKGSTWNNRGKINQQGGIYCFPLAMHQPRPKLLSQWVANPPTAVQEICLNSEAESESPIGKGFEVPLGSLWYEKEHQKWHRWSERWLVVCSYALQQRQLKSLSARLSKAELALEKLAKKPPQDEVALQTKVETILKRYRVTGQILTAIEKKIGYQKVYQGAGRGSKNRPSRRVRQTTLSLTYQRCETAITHQQSIAGWRLYVTNANSQRLSLEQAVNSYREQWQPERGFHRFKRGRLPALPIYFQDEERIRGLMFLLTIALTLFTLMEFVVRRQLAVTKQSLPGLYSGNPKRTTFRPTAEQLLAAFGDLTLYLYPDGSTEISSLNSLQRQILNLMKIPESIYILPQLVPD, from the coding sequence TTGAAAGGAACTAACTCAGAAAGAGCAGATGATCTTCCTCTAATTATTCATTGGCTAAAGCAAATGGAAATAGCATCAATAATTGATCGAGAGCTACCTGTTCCTCATGGGAATCGAAAAGGATTAAGCTACGGTCAATTATCAGTCCTATTTCTAAGTTATGTAGTGAGCCAATCAGACCATCGATTATGTGCCGTAGAACCATGGGTAGAAAAACATCGGCAAACCTTAGAAATAGCAACAGGATGGAACATTGGGGGCAAAGATGCCACAGATGACCGACTAGCTGACTTATTAAGTGTCATCGGTTCATCGGAAAATCAAGGGCGAGAGAAAGTAGCAATTCAATTGGGACAAAGCACAATACGAGCTTATGAATTACCAACGGACAAAGCCAGAAGCGATACCACAAGTTTTAGTGTCTATCATCAGCCCACAAAAGAAACAGAAGGAACTAACTTGCTGAATTTTGGTTATAGTAAAGACCGCCGCCCTGATTTGGTTCAATATCGTCAAATGTTAGCTACTCTCGACCCCATGGGAATGCCTCTATTGGGAGCTACATTATCAGGAAATGGAACAGATGAATCTCATTATCTACCAACATGGCAACAATTGGTGGAGATTATTGGTCACAAAGATTTCTTGTTTCTCGCCGATTCTAAAGGCTCTACTTGGAATAATCGGGGGAAAATTAATCAACAAGGAGGAATTTACTGTTTTCCGCTAGCGATGCATCAGCCTCGTCCCAAACTGTTATCGCAATGGGTGGCTAATCCACCAACAGCAGTGCAAGAAATTTGTCTCAACTCCGAAGCCGAGTCAGAATCTCCCATTGGTAAGGGTTTTGAAGTTCCGTTGGGCAGTCTCTGGTATGAAAAAGAACATCAAAAGTGGCATCGTTGGTCAGAACGATGGTTAGTGGTTTGTTCTTATGCTTTACAACAGCGTCAACTTAAAAGCTTGTCAGCTCGTCTGAGTAAAGCGGAACTTGCCCTAGAAAAACTCGCTAAAAAACCACCACAAGATGAGGTAGCTCTACAAACCAAAGTGGAGACTATTCTGAAACGTTATCGAGTTACGGGGCAGATCTTAACTGCGATTGAGAAGAAAATTGGCTATCAAAAAGTTTATCAAGGTGCTGGTCGAGGAAGTAAGAATCGTCCCTCTCGTCGTGTTCGTCAAACTACTCTTTCCTTGACTTATCAACGTTGTGAGACCGCTATCACCCATCAACAATCCATCGCTGGTTGGAGATTGTATGTAACTAATGCTAATTCACAGCGTCTTTCTCTTGAGCAAGCTGTTAACTCTTATCGGGAGCAATGGCAACCTGAAAGAGGTTTTCATCGTTTTAAACGAGGTCGTCTTCCCGCTTTACCCATCTATTTTCAAGATGAAGAACGGATTCGAGGGCTGATGTTTTTACTAACGATCGCCCTGACTCTGTTTACCTTGATGGAATTTGTGGTTCGTCGCCAACTAGCGGTGACAAAGCAATCACTTCCTGGACTTTATTCAGGCAATCCCAAGCGCACTACTTTTCGTCCCACTGCTGAACAATTGCTAGCTGCTTTTGGCGATCTAACTTTGTATCTTTATCCTGATGGCTCTACTGAAATTAGTTCTCTTAATTCTCTTCAAAGACAGATTTTAAATCTGATGAAGATTCCTGAATCGATTTACATTCTTCCCCAGCTAGTTCCTGATTGA